A region from the Triticum urartu cultivar G1812 chromosome 1, Tu2.1, whole genome shotgun sequence genome encodes:
- the LOC125524347 gene encoding probable protein kinase At2g41970 — protein sequence MSCCGSAEEDTYGPPANQAAPPPNVNAPGNRGGPRGPGATRPGGPPKVLTIDVPAIPLDELNKMTNNFSDKALIGEGSIGRVYSCTLSDGRPAVIKKLDPSASQESDSEFSAQLAMVSKLKNEYFVELLGYCLEDGNRMLAYQFATMGSLHNILHGKKGVQGAEPGPVLNWAQRVKIAYGAARGIEYLHEKVQPSIVHRDIRSSNILIFDEFSSKIADFNLTNQGTESAARLHSTRVLGTFGYHAPEYAMTGQINQKSDVYSFGVILLELLTGRKPVDHTMPKGQQSLVTWATPRLSEDKVKQCVDPKLNSEYPPKAVAKLAAVAALCVQYESDFRPNMTIVVKAIQPLLNQKPAGPTTEAPRP from the exons ATGTCTTGCTGCGGCAGCGCCGAGGAGGACACCTACGGCCCGCCGGCGAACCAAGCCGCTCCGCCGCCCAACGTCAACGCTCCCG GCAACAGAGGCGGGCCGAGGGGGCCCGGCGCCACGAGGCCCGGAGGGCCGCCCAAGGTGCTCACCATCGACGTGCCGGCGATACCGCTAGACGAGCTCAACAAGATGACCAACAATTTCAGCGACAAGGCCCTCATCGGCGAGGGTTCCATCGGCCGCGTCTACAGTTGTACCCTTAGCGATGGCCGCCCCGCCGTGATCAAGAAGCTCGACCCCAGCGCCTCGCAGGAGTCCGACTCAGAATTCTCTGCTCAG CTAGCAATGGTCTCCAAGCTTAAGAACGAGTACTTCGTGGAACTCCTGGGCTATTGCTTGGAGGATGGCAACCGCATGCTGGCCTATCAGTTTGCGACCATGGGTTCTTTGCATAATATCTTGCACG GCAAGAAAGGAGTGCAGGGCGCTGAACCCGGGCCGGTGCTCAACTGGGCTCAGCGCGTCAAGATAGCTTACGGAGCCGCGAGGGGAATAGAGTACCTACATGAGAAAGTCCAACCATCGATTGTTCATCGAGATATTCGGTCGAGTAACATCCTAATATTTGATGAATTCAGCTCCAAGATTGCCGACTTCAACCTGACAAACCAGGGTACGGAATCCGCTGCCCGGTTACACTCGACTCGTGTGCTAGGAACATTTGGATACCACGCACCAGA ATATGCTATGACAGGGCAAATCAACCAAAAGAGTGACGTCTACAGCTTCGGTGTGATCCTACTAGAACTACTGACAGGAAGAAAACCGGTCGATCACACCATGCCCAAAGGGCAGCAAAGTCTTGTTACTTGG GCTACTCCAAGGTTGAGCGAAGATAAAGTAAAGCAATGTGTTGATCCAAAGCTCAACAGTGAGTACCCACCAAAAGCCGTCGCCAAG CTAGCAGCAGTGGCAGCGCTGTGCGTTCAGTACGAATCCGACTTCAGACCGAACATGACAATCGTCGTGAAGGCAATACAACCCCTTCTCAACCAAAAACCGGCTGGACCCACCACCGAGGCACCGAGACCCTGA